The proteins below are encoded in one region of bacterium:
- the rplM gene encoding 50S ribosomal protein L13 → MERQKTKLETPQTAKRGWVIVDVKDKVVGRVASRIADILRGKHRVTYTPHVDTGDFVVVLNAAKLRFTGAKPSEKKYYTHSGYFGGMKSITAEKQLEKHPDRVLYDAVWGMLPKNTLSRQLIKKLKIYPGTEHPHASQGPTEIQL, encoded by the coding sequence ATGGAACGTCAGAAGACAAAACTGGAAACCCCACAGACCGCCAAGCGCGGCTGGGTGATAGTGGACGTGAAGGACAAGGTCGTGGGCCGCGTGGCCAGCAGGATCGCGGACATCCTGAGGGGCAAACACAGGGTAACCTACACCCCTCACGTTGACACCGGCGATTTCGTCGTGGTGCTAAACGCCGCCAAGCTTCGTTTCACCGGTGCAAAGCCGAGCGAAAAGAAATATTACACCCACTCCGGCTACTTCGGCGGCATGAAGTCCATCACTGCCGAGAAGCAGCTCGAGAAGCACCCTGACCGCGTGCTCTACGATGCGGTCTGGGGCATGCTGCCCAAGAACACCCTCTCGAGGCAGCTCATCAAGAAGCTCAAGATATATCCCGGCACAGAGCATCCCCACGCATCGCAGGGGCCGACTGAAATCCAACTATAA
- the rpsI gene encoding 30S ribosomal protein S9, with amino-acid sequence MKETAQETQGHAKKRTEFIATGKRKTSIARVRLSPGGGTITVNGKPVNEFFTRITLQLAVNKPFELTGTQGKFDADVNVCGGGIAGQAGATRHGISRALIDMNSDLRKPLKVEGLLTRDAREKERRKVGCRKARKRPQYSKR; translated from the coding sequence ATGAAAGAGACAGCGCAGGAAACCCAAGGCCACGCAAAGAAACGCACTGAGTTCATTGCGACCGGAAAGCGCAAGACGTCGATAGCGCGCGTGAGGCTCAGCCCGGGCGGCGGCACCATAACCGTCAACGGCAAGCCGGTGAACGAATTTTTCACGAGGATCACCCTGCAGCTTGCGGTCAATAAGCCCTTCGAGCTCACCGGCACCCAGGGCAAGTTCGACGCCGACGTCAACGTATGCGGCGGCGGGATAGCCGGCCAGGCTGGAGCCACGAGGCACGGTATCTCCAGGGCCCTCATTGACATGAACTCCGATCTCAGAAAACCGCTGAAGGTCGAGGGCCTCCTCACCCGCGATGCGCGAGAAAAGGAACGCCGCAAGGTCGGTTGCCGCAAGGCGCGCAAGCGTCCGCAGTATTCGAAGCGCTGA
- a CDS encoding CTP synthase has protein sequence MAPKTKFIFITGGVVSGLGKGIASSSIGAILESRGLSITLQKFDPYINVDPGTMSPFQHGEVFVTDDGAETDLDLGHYERFTKARMAKVNNFTTGKIYDSVIQKERRGDYLGRTIQVIPHITDEIKAAIMKVSTGVDLVLVEIGGTVGDIESLPFLEAIRQFKFDAGRENVLYVHLTLIPYLSASGELKTKPTQHSVQKLREIGIQPDILLCRTEQALSKEIRSKISLFCNLPVECVFAARDAEHIYEVPLMFHREGLDEKIVEILNIWTKTPDLSSWNDLVDTIKNPESEVTIGIVGKYVDLTDSYKSLNEALMHGGYRTKTRVNLKYIDAEELENEEGLKVLDSVDGILVPGGFGERGVEGKIEAIRYAREKKIPFYGICLGMQLAVVEFARHVCGLAKANSLEFDPNTSDPVISLMEEQKAVHSMGGTMRLGAYDCMLEKSSKSHSAYEDREISERHRHRYEFNSDYSEKLTQNGLRIVGTDKKTGLVEIVELDSHPWFVGCQFHPEFKSRPMTPHPLFVSFIEASAAMAKRRKWEMQKDAAAPVRAEADQDGAKKKSASNS, from the coding sequence ATGGCTCCCAAAACTAAATTCATCTTCATCACAGGCGGAGTCGTTTCAGGCCTCGGCAAAGGCATCGCATCATCGTCGATCGGTGCGATACTCGAGAGCAGAGGCCTCTCCATCACCCTTCAGAAATTCGATCCCTACATAAACGTAGACCCCGGGACGATGAGCCCCTTTCAGCACGGCGAAGTCTTCGTGACCGACGACGGCGCTGAGACCGATCTCGACCTCGGCCACTACGAGCGTTTCACCAAGGCTCGGATGGCGAAGGTGAACAACTTCACCACCGGCAAGATCTACGACTCGGTCATACAAAAGGAACGCCGCGGCGACTATCTGGGCCGCACCATACAGGTCATCCCGCACATAACCGACGAGATAAAGGCCGCCATAATGAAGGTCTCGACCGGCGTGGACCTGGTTTTGGTGGAGATCGGCGGCACGGTGGGCGACATCGAAAGCCTGCCGTTCCTCGAAGCGATCAGGCAGTTCAAGTTCGATGCGGGCCGTGAAAACGTCCTCTACGTGCACCTCACCCTGATACCGTACCTCTCCGCCTCCGGCGAGCTGAAGACCAAGCCGACGCAGCACAGCGTGCAGAAACTCCGCGAGATCGGCATCCAGCCCGACATACTGCTCTGCCGCACCGAGCAGGCACTCTCGAAGGAGATCCGCTCCAAGATCTCCCTCTTCTGCAACCTCCCTGTCGAGTGCGTCTTCGCGGCGCGCGACGCGGAGCACATCTATGAGGTGCCTCTGATGTTCCACCGCGAGGGCCTCGACGAGAAGATCGTCGAAATACTGAACATCTGGACCAAGACGCCCGACCTGTCCTCCTGGAACGACCTCGTCGACACGATCAAGAACCCCGAGTCCGAAGTGACGATCGGCATCGTCGGCAAATACGTGGACCTCACCGATTCCTACAAGAGCCTCAACGAGGCGCTGATGCACGGCGGCTATCGCACGAAGACCAGGGTCAACCTCAAATACATAGACGCCGAGGAGCTGGAGAACGAAGAGGGCCTCAAGGTCCTGGACAGCGTGGACGGCATACTCGTCCCCGGAGGCTTCGGAGAGCGCGGCGTGGAGGGAAAGATAGAAGCCATCAGATACGCCCGCGAAAAGAAGATCCCGTTCTACGGCATATGCCTCGGCATGCAGCTCGCGGTCGTGGAATTCGCGCGGCACGTCTGCGGGCTCGCGAAGGCGAACAGCCTCGAATTCGATCCCAACACCTCCGACCCCGTCATCAGCCTGATGGAGGAGCAGAAGGCGGTGCACAGCATGGGCGGCACGATGAGGCTCGGCGCATACGACTGCATGCTCGAGAAGAGCTCGAAGTCGCACTCCGCATACGAAGATCGCGAGATAAGCGAACGCCACCGCCATCGCTACGAGTTCAATTCCGACTACTCCGAGAAGCTCACCCAGAACGGACTGCGGATAGTCGGCACGGACAAGAAGACAGGCCTCGTCGAGATCGTCGAGCTCGACTCGCATCCGTGGTTCGTCGGCTGCCAATTCCATCCCGAATTCAAATCAAGGCCCATGACTCCCCATCCCCTGTTCGTAAGCTTCATAGAGGCATCCGCAGCCATGGCGAAGCGCAGAAAATGGGAGATGCAGAAAGACGCCGCCGCACCGGTGAGAGCGGAGGCTGACCAAGACGGCGCCAAGAAAAAATCGGCTTCAAACTCTTGA
- the rpoN gene encoding RNA polymerase factor sigma-54, producing the protein MALELKQSVKLTQQLVVTPQLQQAIKLLQLSRMELAELVQTEMLENPVLEDLDSAQTEPDAEEQSPAEKHEQAKDEDHGHDHSVDEVGNTDGTMKEPADFDWENYLETYNAPGYNIERESRGEETTTFENVLKQTESLQDHLIWQLHLSNMPPDELKIATEIVGNINDDGYLQSSVAEIAQKAQCRPEDVEAALSKVQQLDPSGVAARDIRECLLLQVKQIGDEAGVVTRLIEDHMDDLEKHNYQAIAKKLDVTLDQVKAAAHLISNLEPKPGRPFGGESPQYITPDVYVSKVGENYVVTLNEDGLPKLRVSDFYRRALMRGSDVGDKTKEYIQGRMRAAAWLIKSIHQRQQTLFKVASSIVKYQREFFDEGFMQLKPLVLKDVADDIEMHESTISRVTTNKFMHTPRGIFELKFFFNSGINQLEGGGVASEAVKLMVKKVIGDEDPKSPLSDQDIAEKLKALNVDIARRTVAKYRENLGILPSSRRKRTE; encoded by the coding sequence ATGGCCCTAGAGCTCAAACAAAGTGTAAAACTTACCCAGCAACTCGTGGTAACCCCGCAGCTTCAGCAGGCCATCAAACTGCTTCAGCTTTCCCGTATGGAGCTTGCGGAACTCGTCCAGACTGAAATGTTGGAAAACCCCGTCCTCGAAGATCTGGATTCCGCGCAGACCGAGCCGGACGCCGAAGAGCAGTCTCCTGCAGAAAAACACGAGCAGGCGAAAGACGAGGACCACGGTCACGATCATTCCGTCGACGAGGTCGGCAACACCGACGGAACGATGAAGGAACCCGCGGACTTCGACTGGGAAAACTACCTAGAGACGTACAACGCGCCCGGCTACAATATCGAGCGCGAGTCCAGGGGCGAGGAAACTACCACCTTCGAAAACGTGCTCAAACAGACCGAATCCCTGCAGGACCACCTCATCTGGCAGCTCCACCTCTCCAACATGCCGCCGGACGAATTGAAGATAGCCACCGAGATTGTCGGCAACATCAACGACGACGGATATCTGCAGTCCAGCGTGGCGGAGATCGCCCAAAAGGCGCAGTGCCGGCCGGAGGATGTCGAGGCGGCGCTCTCCAAAGTCCAGCAGCTGGACCCGAGCGGCGTCGCTGCGAGAGACATCCGGGAATGCCTGCTTTTGCAGGTGAAGCAGATCGGCGACGAGGCCGGCGTCGTCACCCGCCTGATCGAAGACCACATGGACGATCTCGAGAAGCACAATTACCAGGCCATCGCCAAGAAACTGGACGTCACGCTGGATCAGGTGAAGGCGGCGGCGCACCTGATATCGAACCTCGAGCCCAAACCGGGCCGCCCGTTTGGAGGGGAATCTCCGCAGTACATCACGCCGGACGTCTATGTGAGCAAGGTCGGCGAGAATTACGTCGTCACCCTCAACGAGGACGGCCTGCCGAAGCTCAGGGTCAGCGACTTTTACCGCAGGGCGTTGATGCGAGGTTCCGACGTCGGCGATAAGACCAAGGAGTACATTCAGGGCCGCATGCGCGCGGCCGCATGGCTCATAAAGAGCATCCACCAGAGGCAGCAGACCCTCTTCAAGGTCGCGTCCAGCATAGTCAAATATCAGCGCGAGTTCTTCGACGAGGGATTCATGCAGCTCAAGCCCCTTGTGCTCAAGGACGTCGCGGACGACATCGAGATGCACGAGTCGACCATAAGCCGCGTCACCACGAACAAGTTCATGCACACGCCGCGCGGCATCTTCGAACTCAAGTTCTTCTTCAACAGCGGGATCAACCAGCTCGAGGGAGGCGGCGTCGCATCAGAGGCGGTGAAGCTCATGGTGAAGAAGGTCATCGGAGACGAGGACCCCAAAAGCCCGTTGTCGGACCAGGACATCGCCGAGAAGCTCAAGGCCCTCAACGTGGACATTGCCAGGCGCACGGTCGCAAAGTACAGAGAGAACCTGGGGATACTCCCCTCCTCCAGAAGAAAAAGGACGGAATGA
- the raiA gene encoding ribosome-associated translation inhibitor RaiA, whose amino-acid sequence MINEIETTFTFRNTEATDALKSHALDKLDRLNKFLVKPAAAHFIFKVEGARHVAEITLHVKGNRFVGVDTSNDMYTSIDGAVDKIRKQISRDREKIKDHKP is encoded by the coding sequence ATGATCAACGAGATAGAGACCACATTCACCTTCAGGAACACGGAAGCCACTGATGCGCTCAAGTCGCACGCGCTGGACAAGCTCGACAGGCTCAACAAGTTCCTCGTGAAACCCGCGGCCGCCCACTTCATCTTCAAAGTCGAAGGCGCGCGCCACGTCGCGGAGATCACCCTCCACGTCAAAGGCAACCGCTTCGTCGGCGTCGATACGTCAAACGATATGTACACATCCATCGACGGGGCCGTGGACAAGATCAGAAAGCAGATCAGCCGCGACAGAGAGAAAATAAAGGACCATAAACCCTGA
- a CDS encoding PTS sugar transporter subunit IIA, translating to MRLIDILRPELVWPNLSAKTKPEVIGELAEKIASVESGLSADRVAEILMERERLGSTGIQDGIAIPHGKVPGIEKIIIAFGLSREGIDFDAHDGKPTHIFFVLLAPESAAGQHLKALARLSRLLKDADFRDKLIKATDAGDIYKAISAEDERF from the coding sequence ATGCGCCTAATCGATATACTGAGGCCCGAGCTGGTCTGGCCCAACCTATCAGCCAAGACAAAACCCGAAGTCATCGGGGAGCTGGCGGAGAAAATCGCCTCTGTCGAGAGCGGCCTCTCCGCGGACCGTGTCGCCGAAATACTCATGGAGCGCGAACGGCTCGGGAGCACCGGCATCCAGGACGGCATCGCAATACCGCACGGCAAGGTCCCGGGCATCGAGAAAATCATAATCGCATTCGGGCTGTCGCGTGAAGGCATCGATTTCGACGCTCACGACGGGAAGCCCACGCACATCTTCTTCGTGCTCCTGGCCCCGGAGTCAGCCGCCGGTCAGCATCTCAAGGCCCTGGCAAGGCTCTCCAGACTCTTGAAGGACGCCGACTTCCGCGACAAGCTCATAAAGGCCACCGACGCCGGCGATATTTACAAGGCCATATCCGCGGAAGACGAGAGGTTCTGA